In Corynebacterium guangdongense, one DNA window encodes the following:
- a CDS encoding DUF4383 domain-containing protein: protein MTTANRPHARTGTDPVPDTTARFSPVQIIALVYAVAFLLVGVAGFIPGLTTSYDSLRWFGHDSQAMLLGVFHVSVLHNAVHLLFGAVGLALFRSLSGARNFLRWGGILYLALWLYGLFVDFDSAANFVPLSEANNWLHLGLGATMVALSFLPHTPSEEHRLREERTRKP from the coding sequence ATGACAACCGCCAACCGACCCCACGCCCGAACCGGCACCGACCCCGTGCCCGACACCACCGCCCGGTTCTCCCCCGTTCAGATCATCGCCCTGGTGTACGCCGTCGCCTTCCTGTTGGTGGGCGTCGCGGGATTCATCCCGGGGCTCACGACCAGCTACGACTCTCTGCGGTGGTTTGGCCACGACAGTCAGGCCATGCTGCTCGGAGTCTTCCACGTCTCTGTTCTGCACAATGCGGTCCACCTGCTTTTCGGTGCCGTCGGCCTGGCACTGTTCCGCTCCCTTTCCGGCGCCCGCAACTTCCTGCGGTGGGGCGGAATCCTCTACCTCGCCCTGTGGCTTTACGGGCTGTTCGTGGATTTTGATTCCGCGGCCAACTTTGTTCCGCTCAGCGAGGCCAACAACTGGCTGCACCTGGGCCTGGGCGCCACAATGGTGGCCCTGTCCTTCCTGCCGCATACTCCCAGTGAGGAGCACCGCCTCCGGGAGGAGCGCACCCGGAAACCCTAG
- a CDS encoding exonuclease domain-containing protein codes for MTTRSSNLDDEYTALAEDRATDQAGDQAEDQAGDAEQGGQEERARAGREAAEAREAQRLEAVEAFPYVALVAHSSGIHPSTSRLISLDVLTFNDEGEVGESQHMVINPGPDADPGPVHQHGLTHEEVAEGRRFSQVLKTLDRFIDDRTLVVHNAARTWGFVVSEARRAMNAAARANRSRGRGRGRGRRRQRVGHVPRPVQIVDTLVSARRQGVPLDDTRLAAVAGHFGIEAASPKASVARANHPAADVARESTLLLRELYLAERAAGEMAARSPQDLRADRFGLQRSHVRVDAVEAPRPYPNPGRHEPGKNLIRGMEIVVAPEIEMDPNDVIAAAVREGLVYSEKLTRETSLVVCNRTPGDPTLDGKGMHAHRKGIPLMADTAFMDAVERVKDNPEQRKS; via the coding sequence ATGACCACACGCAGCTCGAACCTCGATGACGAGTACACCGCTCTGGCCGAGGACAGGGCCACCGACCAGGCCGGCGACCAAGCCGAGGACCAGGCCGGCGACGCGGAGCAGGGCGGGCAGGAAGAGCGTGCGCGCGCCGGTCGTGAGGCCGCCGAAGCCCGGGAGGCGCAGCGGCTGGAGGCCGTCGAGGCCTTCCCCTACGTCGCGTTGGTGGCTCACTCGAGTGGCATTCATCCGTCGACAAGCAGGCTCATCAGCCTGGACGTCCTCACCTTCAATGATGAGGGCGAGGTCGGCGAGAGCCAGCACATGGTGATCAACCCGGGGCCGGACGCGGACCCGGGTCCAGTGCATCAGCACGGGTTGACCCATGAGGAGGTCGCCGAGGGGCGACGTTTTTCGCAGGTGCTCAAGACGTTGGACCGGTTCATCGACGACCGCACCCTCGTCGTCCACAACGCGGCGCGAACCTGGGGGTTCGTCGTGTCCGAGGCCCGTCGCGCGATGAACGCCGCCGCCCGGGCGAACCGTTCCCGTGGTCGCGGACGGGGTCGGGGCCGCCGTCGACAGCGTGTGGGGCACGTCCCGCGCCCGGTGCAGATCGTGGACACGCTGGTGAGCGCGCGTCGGCAGGGGGTGCCCCTGGACGACACCCGCCTGGCGGCCGTGGCCGGTCACTTCGGCATTGAGGCCGCCTCGCCGAAGGCGTCGGTGGCGCGCGCGAACCACCCCGCCGCGGACGTCGCCCGGGAGTCGACGCTCCTGCTGCGCGAGCTCTACCTCGCCGAACGCGCCGCCGGTGAGATGGCCGCCCGTTCCCCGCAGGACCTGCGTGCGGACCGCTTCGGCCTGCAGCGCTCCCACGTGCGCGTCGACGCCGTCGAGGCGCCCCGGCCCTACCCCAACCCCGGCCGCCACGAACCGGGCAAGAACCTGATCCGGGGCATGGAGATCGTCGTCGCCCCGGAGATCGAGATGGATCCCAATGACGTCATCGCCGCCGCCGTGCGCGAGGGGCTGGTCTACTCGGAAAAGCTCACCCGGGAGACCTCCCTCGTCGTGTGCAACCGCACCCCCGGCGATCCGACCCTGGACGGCAAGGGCATGCACGCCCATCGCAAGGGCATCCCCCTCATGGCCGACACCGCCTTCATGGACGCGGTCGAACGTGTTAAGGACAATCCGGAGCAGCGCAAGTCCTAG
- a CDS encoding recombination mediator RecR translates to MFEGPLQDLIDELSRLPGVGPKSAQRIAFHLLKVDPEDIDRLTAALGGVRDGVTFCRICANISREEVCRICADSGRDRGLICVVEEAKDIQVIERTGEYGGRYHVLGGALDPLANVGPKDLTISQLLQRIGGVLPDRQLADSTPEHPLYDSTPDVHEVILATDPNTEGEATASYLARLLKDFPDLRVSRLASGMPLGGDLEFVDELTLSRALSGRQTLSG, encoded by the coding sequence ATGTTTGAAGGACCTCTGCAGGACCTCATCGACGAGCTCTCCAGGCTCCCGGGGGTCGGCCCGAAGTCCGCGCAGCGCATCGCGTTCCACCTGCTCAAGGTGGATCCGGAGGACATCGACCGACTGACCGCCGCGCTGGGCGGAGTACGTGACGGGGTGACGTTCTGCCGCATCTGCGCCAACATCTCGCGCGAGGAGGTCTGTCGCATCTGCGCCGACTCCGGCCGCGACCGGGGCCTGATCTGCGTGGTCGAGGAGGCCAAGGACATCCAGGTCATCGAGCGCACCGGTGAATACGGGGGCCGTTACCACGTGCTCGGCGGCGCGCTGGATCCGTTGGCCAACGTCGGGCCGAAGGACCTGACCATCTCGCAGCTGCTGCAGCGCATCGGCGGCGTCCTGCCGGACAGGCAGCTGGCGGATTCCACCCCCGAGCACCCGCTCTACGATTCCACGCCGGACGTCCACGAGGTCATCCTCGCCACCGATCCGAACACCGAGGGCGAGGCGACCGCGTCCTATCTGGCCCGCCTGCTCAAGGACTTCCCGGATCTGCGGGTGTCCCGACTGGCCTCCGGCATGCCGCTGGGCGGCGACCTGGAATTCGTCGACGAGCTGACGCTCTCGCGGGCGCTCTCGGGCCGCCAGACGCTGTCCGGCTAG
- a CDS encoding aspartate kinase, producing the protein MALIVQKYGGSSLESAERIRAVAERIVATKKAGNDVVVVCSAMGDTTDELLDLAQQVNPVPPAREMDMLLTAGERISNALVAMAIESFGAKAQSFTGSQAGVLTTERHGNARIIDVTPGRIRDALDEGNICIVAGFQGVNKTTRDVTTLGRGGSDTTAVALAAALDADVCEIYSDVDGVYTADPRIVPDAQKLEKLSFEEMLELAASGSKILVLRSVEYARAFNVPLRVRSSYSNDTGTLVSGSMEDIPVEEAVLSGVATDKSEAKVTLNGVKDAPGEAAKIFRALADAELNIDMVVQNVSSVVDGTTDITFTVPRADGPRAVELLEKLRDGAEGTAVLYDDQIGKVSLVGAGMKSHPGVTAEFAEALRDANINIEMITTSEIRITAVVREKDLDDATRAIHAKFQLGGDEAATVYAGTGR; encoded by the coding sequence GTGGCTCTGATCGTACAAAAGTACGGAGGCTCTTCCCTTGAGAGTGCGGAGCGTATCCGCGCAGTGGCCGAGAGGATCGTCGCGACCAAGAAAGCCGGCAACGACGTCGTTGTCGTGTGCTCGGCCATGGGCGACACCACCGATGAACTGCTCGACCTGGCCCAGCAGGTCAACCCTGTCCCGCCGGCACGCGAGATGGACATGCTCCTGACCGCAGGTGAGCGCATCTCCAACGCCCTGGTCGCCATGGCCATCGAGTCCTTCGGCGCCAAGGCACAGTCCTTCACCGGCTCCCAGGCCGGCGTCCTGACCACCGAGCGCCACGGCAACGCCCGCATCATCGACGTCACCCCGGGCCGCATCCGTGACGCGCTGGACGAGGGCAACATCTGTATCGTCGCCGGTTTCCAGGGAGTCAACAAGACCACCCGCGACGTCACCACCCTGGGCCGCGGAGGCTCCGACACCACCGCCGTGGCCCTGGCGGCGGCGCTCGACGCCGACGTCTGCGAGATCTACTCCGACGTCGACGGCGTGTACACCGCCGACCCCCGCATCGTTCCGGACGCCCAGAAGCTGGAGAAGCTCTCCTTCGAGGAGATGCTCGAGCTGGCGGCGTCGGGAAGCAAGATTCTGGTCCTGCGCAGCGTCGAGTACGCCCGCGCTTTCAACGTGCCCCTGCGGGTACGCTCGTCTTACAGCAACGACACCGGTACCCTCGTGTCCGGATCAATGGAGGATATCCCCGTGGAAGAAGCAGTCCTGTCCGGCGTAGCCACCGACAAGTCCGAGGCGAAGGTCACCCTCAACGGCGTCAAGGACGCGCCGGGCGAGGCGGCCAAGATCTTCCGTGCGCTCGCCGACGCCGAACTCAACATCGACATGGTTGTCCAGAACGTCTCCTCTGTCGTCGACGGCACCACCGACATCACCTTCACCGTCCCGCGCGCCGACGGCCCGCGCGCGGTCGAGCTGCTGGAGAAGCTCCGTGACGGCGCCGAGGGCACCGCGGTGCTCTACGACGACCAGATCGGCAAGGTTTCCCTGGTCGGCGCCGGCATGAAGTCCCATCCGGGCGTCACCGCCGAGTTCGCCGAGGCGCTTCGCGACGCGAACATCAACATCGAGATGATCACCACCTCCGAGATCCGCATCACCGCGGTCGTCCGCGAGAAGGACCTCGACGATGCCACCCGCGCCATCCACGCGAAGTTCCAGCTCGGTGGCGACGAGGCCGCCACCGTCTACGCGGGCACCGGGCGGTAG
- a CDS encoding aspartate-semialdehyde dehydrogenase: MTTIAVVGATGQVGQVMRSILEKREFPADKVRFFSSPRSAGTELEFKGETIVVEDLTQQTEDSLQGIDIALFSAGGGTSKEWAPVFAAAGAKVVDNSSAWRKDPAVPLIVSEVNGDARSGAEKGIIANPNCTTMAAMPVMSVLNQVAGLKKMHVSSYQAVSGSGLAGVETLAKQVAAVGDKNVELTYDGSVLEVEDFGPYVAPIAFNAVPFAGNLVDDGSLETDEEQKLRDESRKILGLPDLRVSATCVRIPVFTGHTMTIHAEFENPITPAQAEEALGKAAGVKIVDVPTPLAAAGIDESLVGRIRQDQTVDDNKGLVLVVSGDNLRKGAALNTVQIAELLV; the protein is encoded by the coding sequence ATGACCACCATCGCAGTCGTCGGAGCAACGGGCCAGGTCGGCCAGGTTATGCGTTCCATCCTCGAGAAGCGTGAGTTCCCGGCGGACAAGGTGCGTTTCTTCTCCTCGCCGCGCTCCGCCGGCACCGAGCTGGAGTTCAAGGGCGAGACCATCGTCGTCGAGGACCTGACCCAGCAGACCGAGGACTCCCTGCAGGGCATCGACATCGCGCTGTTCTCCGCGGGTGGCGGCACCTCCAAGGAGTGGGCGCCGGTCTTCGCCGCCGCCGGCGCGAAGGTGGTCGACAACTCCTCGGCATGGCGCAAGGACCCGGCCGTCCCGCTGATCGTCTCCGAGGTCAACGGTGACGCCAGGTCGGGTGCGGAGAAGGGCATCATCGCCAACCCGAACTGCACCACCATGGCCGCGATGCCGGTCATGTCCGTGCTGAACCAGGTCGCTGGCCTGAAGAAGATGCACGTCTCCTCCTACCAGGCAGTCTCCGGTTCCGGCCTCGCCGGCGTGGAGACCCTGGCCAAGCAGGTCGCGGCCGTCGGTGACAAGAACGTCGAACTGACCTACGACGGTTCCGTGCTCGAGGTCGAGGATTTCGGCCCCTACGTCGCGCCGATCGCCTTCAACGCCGTCCCGTTCGCCGGCAACCTCGTCGACGACGGCTCCCTCGAGACCGACGAGGAGCAGAAGCTGCGTGACGAGTCCCGCAAGATCCTCGGCCTGCCGGATCTGCGCGTCTCCGCCACCTGCGTGCGCATCCCGGTCTTCACCGGCCACACCATGACGATCCACGCCGAGTTCGAGAACCCGATCACCCCGGCCCAGGCCGAGGAGGCCCTCGGCAAGGCCGCCGGCGTCAAGATCGTCGACGTCCCGACCCCGCTGGCTGCCGCCGGCATCGACGAGTCCCTGGTCGGCCGCATCCGCCAGGACCAGACCGTCGACGACAACAAGGGCCTGGTGCTCGTCGTCTCCGGCGACAACCTGCGCAAGGGTGCCGCTCTGAACACCGTGCAGATCGCGGAGCTGCTGGTGTAG
- a CDS encoding Mur ligase family protein, with amino-acid sequence MSSFTDRMQRLRTTVATTAARAATAASRATGRGAGGMIGGLVANAIDPQIMAGLADDRPAVLVTGTNGKSTTTRMLAAAMRARYTVATNDGGDNMDAGIISALMAGRDASHIVLEVDELHVPAVADKINPKALVLLNLSRDQLDRVGEINKIENALRGAVAAHPDMLVIANCDDVLMTSVAFDAKNVIWVSAGAGWLGDSVTCPRTGGHVVRHENDWWALRRLPDGREFRRPDPSWSITPEGVVSPLAPEPVPLDLQLPGRANRGNAIQAIAAAVEGFDVPLADAVAAAEDVDNVAGRYSTVHLGDREVHFLLAKNPAGWQEALSMIDRGADGVVIAVNGQVADGEDLSWLWDVRFEDFGRTSVKASGERGTDLSVRLVYADIDHQLIADPVKAIRACPPGRVEVLANYTAFRDLKKALAQQEDYRA; translated from the coding sequence ATGAGTTCTTTCACCGACCGCATGCAACGGCTGCGCACCACCGTGGCCACCACAGCGGCTAGAGCGGCCACCGCCGCCTCGCGTGCCACCGGCCGTGGCGCGGGCGGCATGATCGGCGGCCTCGTCGCCAACGCGATTGACCCGCAGATCATGGCCGGCCTCGCCGACGATCGACCGGCGGTCCTGGTCACCGGCACCAACGGCAAGTCCACCACCACCCGGATGCTGGCCGCCGCGATGCGCGCCAGATACACCGTCGCCACCAACGACGGCGGCGACAACATGGACGCCGGCATCATTTCCGCCCTCATGGCCGGCAGGGACGCCTCCCACATCGTTCTCGAGGTCGACGAGCTGCACGTCCCGGCCGTGGCCGACAAGATCAACCCGAAGGCCCTGGTGCTGCTCAACCTCTCCCGGGACCAGCTCGACCGCGTCGGCGAGATCAACAAGATCGAGAACGCCCTGCGCGGCGCCGTCGCCGCCCACCCGGACATGCTCGTCATCGCCAACTGCGACGACGTGCTCATGACCTCGGTGGCCTTTGACGCGAAGAACGTCATCTGGGTCTCCGCCGGCGCCGGCTGGCTCGGTGACTCGGTCACCTGCCCGCGCACCGGCGGCCACGTCGTGCGCCACGAGAACGACTGGTGGGCGCTGCGCCGGCTGCCGGACGGCCGCGAGTTCCGTCGCCCGGACCCGTCGTGGTCCATCACCCCGGAGGGCGTCGTCTCGCCCCTGGCTCCGGAGCCGGTGCCGCTGGATCTGCAGCTGCCGGGCCGCGCCAACCGCGGCAACGCCATCCAGGCCATCGCCGCCGCCGTCGAGGGCTTCGACGTGCCGCTCGCGGACGCCGTGGCGGCCGCCGAGGACGTCGACAACGTCGCCGGGCGCTACTCCACCGTCCACCTGGGCGACCGCGAGGTCCACTTCCTCCTGGCCAAGAACCCGGCCGGCTGGCAGGAGGCGCTGTCCATGATCGACCGGGGTGCCGACGGCGTGGTCATCGCCGTCAACGGCCAGGTCGCCGACGGCGAGGACCTGTCCTGGCTGTGGGACGTCCGCTTCGAGGATTTCGGCCGCACCTCGGTCAAGGCCTCCGGCGAGCGCGGCACCGACCTTTCTGTGCGCCTGGTCTACGCCGACATCGACCACCAGCTCATCGCCGATCCCGTCAAGGCCATCCGCGCCTGCCCGCCGGGGCGCGTCGAGGTGCTGGCCAACTACACCGCGTTCCGCGACCTTAAGAAGGCGCTCGCCCAACAGGAGGATTACCGTGCCTGA
- a CDS encoding DMT family transporter → MTNSLLAIAFALASALTIAWGTVVRHRIVKAAPLDGTIDGSPLMAAARNPLWWAGLTTALLGYALQIVALSFGALLIVQPVLVLSLMFTMLLAARMQNRALSRFEIMWAIILSSAVTLLLLVGRPTAGTEGASLFRWIGSIVIGGAVLVVMAWFAGTQPSRRKALVLGLVTGALFGYVAVLSKAFVDIATSEGALGVITSWETYGLILGATVGTAVQQYSFHAGPLEQSLPAMTIGEPIVAFTLGYVVLGERFQVDSLLGWTVLATSVAAMFAATWQLSQPSRKITATP, encoded by the coding sequence GTGACGAACTCTCTCCTCGCAATCGCCTTCGCGCTCGCCTCCGCGCTGACCATTGCCTGGGGAACAGTCGTGCGGCACCGCATCGTCAAAGCCGCGCCGCTCGACGGGACCATCGACGGCTCCCCGCTGATGGCGGCGGCCCGCAACCCTCTGTGGTGGGCCGGCCTGACGACGGCGCTCCTCGGCTACGCCCTGCAGATCGTGGCCCTGTCCTTCGGCGCCCTGCTCATCGTCCAGCCGGTCCTCGTACTCTCACTCATGTTCACGATGCTGCTGGCCGCCCGGATGCAGAACCGCGCCCTGAGCCGATTCGAAATCATGTGGGCGATCATCCTCTCGTCCGCGGTGACCCTGCTGCTGCTGGTGGGGCGCCCCACCGCCGGCACCGAGGGCGCCTCCCTGTTCCGGTGGATCGGCTCCATCGTCATCGGCGGGGCCGTCCTGGTCGTCATGGCCTGGTTCGCCGGCACCCAGCCCTCACGTCGAAAAGCACTGGTCCTCGGCCTGGTCACCGGCGCGCTGTTCGGATACGTCGCGGTTCTGTCGAAGGCCTTCGTGGACATCGCGACCTCCGAGGGGGCCCTGGGCGTCATCACCAGCTGGGAGACCTACGGCCTCATTCTCGGGGCGACCGTCGGCACCGCCGTGCAGCAGTACTCCTTCCACGCGGGGCCACTGGAGCAGTCGCTGCCGGCCATGACCATCGGCGAACCCATCGTGGCCTTCACCCTGGGCTACGTCGTGCTCGGGGAAAGATTCCAGGTCGACAGCCTCCTCGGCTGGACGGTCCTGGCCACGTCGGTGGCCGCGATGTTTGCGGCCACCTGGCAGTTGTCGCAGCCCTCCCGGAAAATCACCGCCACCCCCTGA
- the leuA gene encoding 2-isopropylmalate synthase: MSPNDAFISAPAEIQTPSGDIPADQPSWNKQRPSQMPHDRYLSFAQEVEEVELPDRTWPDKKITSAPQWCAVDLRDGNQALIDPMSPERKRRMFELLVKMGYKEIEVGFPSASQTDFDFVREIIEKDMIPDDVTIQVLVQAREHLIRRTFEACAGAKNVIVHFYNSTSRLQRRVVFRKDKPEIKKLATDAAELIKSIAPDYPDTNWRWQYSPESFTGTEREFALEVCDAVVDIMEATPENPMIINLPSTVEMITPNIYADQIEWMHRNFAKRDSIILSLHPHNDRGEGVAAAELGYLAGADRIEGCLFGNGERTGNVDLITLGLNMLTQGVDPQIDFSNINKIRETVEYCNQLRVPERHPYGGELVFTAFSGSHQDAVNKGLDAMAAQVKPGADSTEVTWEELRETTWEVPYLPIDPKDVGRSYEAVIRVNSQSGKGGVAYIMKTDHGIDLPKAMQPEFSAVVQNITDSQGGEVNSKNMWDIFAAEYLDVEEPLEQVSVRVKNAETEDENATVVAEVVYKGERQVLEGVGNGPIAAYANALEKIGVDVEVQNYSQQSRAAGDDAEAACYIHAAVDGALVWGVGIAGSTTYASFKAITSAVNRAADM, translated from the coding sequence ATGAGCCCGAACGACGCTTTCATTTCCGCACCCGCCGAGATTCAGACCCCCTCCGGGGACATCCCGGCCGACCAGCCGTCCTGGAACAAGCAGCGTCCCTCCCAGATGCCCCATGACCGCTACCTGAGCTTCGCCCAGGAGGTGGAAGAGGTGGAGCTGCCCGACCGCACCTGGCCCGACAAGAAGATCACCTCCGCACCGCAGTGGTGCGCCGTCGACCTGCGCGACGGCAACCAGGCGCTGATCGACCCGATGAGCCCCGAGCGCAAGCGCCGCATGTTCGAGCTGCTGGTCAAGATGGGATACAAGGAGATCGAGGTCGGTTTCCCGTCCGCCTCCCAGACCGACTTCGATTTCGTGCGCGAGATCATCGAAAAGGACATGATCCCGGACGACGTCACCATCCAGGTGCTGGTCCAGGCGCGTGAGCACCTCATCCGCCGCACCTTCGAGGCCTGCGCCGGCGCCAAGAACGTCATCGTCCACTTCTACAACTCCACCTCCCGCCTGCAGCGACGCGTGGTGTTCCGGAAGGACAAGCCGGAGATCAAGAAGCTGGCCACCGACGCCGCCGAGCTGATCAAGTCCATCGCCCCCGACTACCCGGACACCAACTGGCGCTGGCAGTACTCCCCGGAGTCCTTCACCGGCACTGAGCGTGAGTTCGCGCTGGAGGTCTGTGACGCCGTCGTCGACATCATGGAGGCGACCCCGGAGAACCCGATGATCATCAACCTGCCCTCCACGGTGGAGATGATCACCCCGAACATCTACGCCGACCAGATCGAGTGGATGCACCGCAACTTCGCCAAGCGTGACTCCATCATCCTGTCCCTGCACCCGCACAACGACCGTGGTGAGGGCGTCGCCGCCGCTGAGCTGGGCTACCTGGCCGGGGCCGACCGCATTGAGGGCTGTCTCTTCGGCAACGGCGAGCGCACCGGCAACGTGGACCTGATCACCCTGGGACTGAACATGCTCACCCAGGGCGTCGACCCGCAGATCGACTTCTCCAACATCAACAAGATCCGGGAGACCGTCGAGTACTGCAACCAGCTGCGTGTGCCGGAGCGCCACCCCTACGGCGGCGAACTGGTCTTCACCGCCTTCTCCGGTTCTCACCAGGACGCCGTCAACAAGGGCCTCGACGCCATGGCCGCACAGGTCAAGCCGGGCGCCGACTCCACGGAGGTCACCTGGGAAGAGCTGCGCGAGACCACCTGGGAGGTCCCGTACCTGCCGATCGATCCGAAGGACGTGGGCCGCTCCTACGAGGCCGTCATTCGCGTCAACTCCCAGTCCGGCAAGGGCGGCGTCGCCTACATCATGAAGACCGACCATGGCATCGACCTGCCCAAGGCCATGCAGCCGGAGTTCTCCGCCGTCGTCCAGAACATCACCGACTCGCAGGGCGGCGAGGTCAACTCCAAGAACATGTGGGACATCTTCGCCGCCGAGTACCTCGACGTCGAGGAGCCCTTGGAGCAGGTCTCCGTGCGCGTGAAGAACGCCGAGACCGAGGACGAGAACGCCACCGTCGTCGCCGAGGTCGTCTACAAGGGCGAGCGTCAGGTGCTGGAGGGCGTCGGCAACGGCCCCATCGCCGCCTACGCCAACGCCCTGGAGAAGATCGGCGTCGACGTCGAGGTCCAGAACTACTCCCAGCAGTCCCGCGCCGCCGGCGACGACGCCGAGGCCGCCTGCTACATCCACGCCGCCGTCGACGGTGCGCTGGTCTGGGGCGTCGGCATCGCCGGCTCCACCACCTACGCCTCCTTCAAGGCGATCACCTCCGCGGTCAACCGCGCCGCGGACATGTAG
- a CDS encoding YkvI family membrane protein encodes MLRQALGIAMAFTGVIVGAGFASGQEALQFFVAFGTWGVLGAVLASALMMISGIAILQFGSYFQAKEHTAVLSRLSHRVVARILDTATIVTLFAIGFVMFAGGGSNLNQQFGWPTWVGALIMLALVIVTGLMDVNKVTMVIGTITPFVIVFILFVTIWTLATSEYNWAELNLAAQDVQTTLPNWWMSALNYVGLCVMTAVSMAIVIGGNFIDTRAAGLGGLLGGMFFLVMLLLLVLALFLQVETVSGAALPVLELINDIHPWLGLAMTFIVFGMIYNTAIGMFYALGKRLTRNHRERYPAVFITACLVGFVLSFFGFENLVSYVYPALGYLGILMIVVLAAAWLRGGSKLRAEGRRRVRAMDLTRRRMDPRLRFSKRNQRELARLTAESNITDQKLTEQLEDVIHDELEADETLDWDREDPQGSVVYVEHIDPVTPDEDQTPGAS; translated from the coding sequence ATGCTCAGACAGGCCCTAGGTATCGCGATGGCCTTCACCGGCGTCATCGTCGGAGCCGGATTCGCATCAGGCCAGGAAGCGCTGCAGTTCTTCGTGGCCTTCGGCACCTGGGGCGTCCTCGGCGCCGTCCTCGCCTCGGCGCTCATGATGATCTCCGGCATCGCCATCCTCCAGTTCGGCAGCTACTTCCAGGCCAAGGAACACACCGCGGTCCTCTCCCGCCTCTCCCACCGCGTGGTCGCGCGGATCCTCGATACCGCGACCATCGTGACACTCTTCGCCATCGGTTTCGTCATGTTCGCCGGCGGCGGGTCCAACCTCAACCAGCAGTTCGGCTGGCCCACCTGGGTCGGCGCACTGATCATGCTGGCCCTGGTGATCGTGACCGGCCTGATGGACGTGAACAAGGTGACGATGGTCATCGGCACCATCACCCCGTTCGTCATCGTGTTCATCCTCTTCGTGACGATCTGGACGCTGGCCACCTCCGAGTACAACTGGGCGGAGCTCAACCTCGCCGCCCAGGACGTCCAGACCACCCTGCCGAACTGGTGGATGTCCGCCCTCAATTACGTCGGCCTGTGCGTGATGACCGCAGTGTCCATGGCGATCGTCATCGGCGGAAACTTCATCGACACCCGCGCCGCCGGCCTGGGCGGCCTGCTCGGCGGGATGTTCTTCCTGGTCATGCTGCTCCTGCTCGTCCTCGCGCTCTTCCTTCAGGTGGAGACCGTCAGCGGCGCGGCCTTGCCGGTGCTCGAGCTGATCAACGACATTCACCCCTGGCTCGGCCTCGCCATGACTTTCATCGTCTTCGGCATGATCTACAACACCGCCATCGGCATGTTCTACGCCCTCGGCAAGCGCCTGACCCGCAACCACCGGGAGCGCTACCCCGCCGTCTTCATCACCGCCTGCCTCGTCGGCTTTGTCCTGTCATTCTTCGGGTTCGAGAACCTGGTCTCCTACGTCTACCCGGCCTTGGGTTACCTGGGCATCCTCATGATCGTCGTCCTCGCCGCCGCCTGGCTGCGCGGCGGCTCCAAGCTGCGGGCCGAGGGGCGACGCCGCGTCCGCGCCATGGACCTGACCCGACGCCGGATGGATCCCCGCCTGCGCTTCTCCAAGCGCAATCAGCGCGAACTCGCCAGACTGACCGCCGAATCCAACATCACCGACCAGAAGCTGACCGAGCAACTGGAGGACGTGATCCACGACGAGCTCGAGGCCGACGAGACCCTCGACTGGGACCGGGAGGATCCGCAGGGCTCGGTCGTCTACGTGGAGCACATCGACCCTGTCACTCCGGACGAGGACCAGACGCCCGGAGCCTCCTGA
- a CDS encoding type 1 glutamine amidotransferase has translation MPESLHIGLILPDVLGTYGDDGNALVLRQRARMRGYTAEIHRVGLGEPVPEHLDVYTIGGGEDSAQVLAAEHLISDKGLTRAAWAGRPIFAICAGLQVLGESFRAGGRVHDGVGLIDATTAAMPTRAIGEVVSNPTGAGWTAELTEQLTGFENHLGASILGREAKPLGKLVKGTGNVDNTTFLDISQSDGQIQRSSEGAVQGSVIATYMHGPALARNPQLADLLLAKAMGKTLAELEPLDIPAVTRLRAERLA, from the coding sequence GTGCCTGAGTCACTGCACATTGGACTGATTCTGCCGGACGTGCTGGGCACCTACGGCGACGACGGCAATGCCCTCGTGCTGCGCCAGCGCGCCCGCATGCGCGGTTACACCGCCGAGATTCACCGCGTCGGCCTGGGTGAACCCGTCCCGGAGCACCTCGACGTTTACACCATCGGCGGCGGCGAGGATTCCGCGCAGGTGCTCGCCGCCGAGCACCTCATCTCCGACAAGGGCCTGACCCGTGCCGCCTGGGCCGGACGCCCCATTTTCGCGATCTGCGCCGGCCTCCAGGTCCTCGGCGAGTCCTTCCGCGCCGGCGGCAGGGTCCACGACGGCGTGGGGCTGATCGACGCCACCACCGCCGCCATGCCCACCCGCGCGATCGGCGAGGTCGTCTCCAACCCGACCGGCGCCGGCTGGACCGCCGAGCTGACCGAACAGCTCACCGGCTTCGAGAACCACCTCGGCGCATCCATCCTCGGCCGCGAGGCGAAGCCGCTGGGCAAGCTGGTCAAAGGCACCGGCAACGTGGACAACACCACGTTCCTGGACATCTCCCAAAGTGACGGCCAGATCCAGCGCTCCTCCGAGGGCGCGGTGCAGGGCTCGGTCATCGCGACCTACATGCACGGACCGGCGCTGGCGCGTAACCCGCAGCTGGCGGATCTCCTCCTGGCCAAGGCCATGGGCAAGACCCTCGCCGAACTCGAACCGCTCGACATCCCGGCAGTGACGCGGCTGCGCGCCGAGCGCCTGGCCTAG